One Helicobacter sp. MIT 05-5293 genomic region harbors:
- a CDS encoding polyribonucleotide nucleotidyltransferase yields MQQINLECENLKEQYTLNYVAKASNGALLYQNGGSVLLASVCAQENLNYDDDFLPLSVQYIEKAYAGGKFPSGFMKREGKPSEFEILTSRLIDRTLRPLFPKGYTHNTSIIVMVLSYDGQSDLQVNALNAAANALFVSDLPLESLQEDAVSGVRIGRINGQFLLNPTMQQLAESELDLFVSGKGDELLMIEMRSIRTQKGSNELAESDLLEALEYAKGYIAKTSRQYFTAFSPYKKPPFAYASALKESDENLMQKIKTHYHHLIQEAIAQMAKSERDTSLHHIVKRVMQEHHLDDEKCVKEHILAYKKQLVREMILTSKHRPDGRSFTQVRPISIQTNLLPCVHGSVLFTRGQTQALVSATFGVENDAQSHEMLKGKAPFKERFLFHYNFPGFSVGEASMIGSVGRRELGHGQLAKRALESSIQEDKTIRLVSEILESNGSSSMASVCGGSLALYACGAKVDSLIAGVAMGLVTCDEQYAILTDISGLEDHDGDMDFKVAGGYRGITAMQMDIKLGGISHEILTQALFQAKQAREEILQKMEEARLNIVLNEDILPKNEVFLIPPHKIVEVIGQGGKVIKDIIERFEVSIDLSRESGAINISASNKERLSAAKAFILQLIGQGKNEKVDLEDYEVGERFVGKIKKILDFGVFVELPRGGDGLVHISKITKDKSKKAVDLLQGYTELECEILGLNKGKIELGLIQSIGEDLN; encoded by the coding sequence ATGCAGCAAATTAATCTTGAATGTGAGAATCTAAAGGAACAATACACCTTAAACTATGTCGCAAAGGCATCAAATGGTGCATTGCTCTATCAAAATGGAGGGAGTGTGCTACTTGCAAGTGTCTGCGCACAAGAGAATCTGAACTATGATGATGATTTTTTGCCTCTTAGCGTGCAATATATAGAAAAGGCTTATGCAGGTGGCAAGTTTCCTTCAGGTTTTATGAAGCGAGAGGGTAAGCCAAGTGAATTTGAGATTCTCACTTCAAGGCTTATTGATCGCACATTGCGACCGCTTTTTCCTAAAGGCTACACACACAATACTTCGATTATTGTTATGGTTTTAAGTTATGATGGACAAAGTGATTTGCAGGTCAATGCGCTTAATGCAGCGGCTAATGCGCTTTTTGTTTCGGATTTGCCCTTAGAATCTCTCCAAGAAGATGCTGTGAGTGGAGTGCGTATAGGACGCATCAATGGACAATTTTTGCTGAATCCTACAATGCAACAATTAGCTGAAAGTGAATTGGATTTGTTTGTATCGGGGAAAGGTGATGAATTATTGATGATTGAAATGCGAAGTATTAGGACGCAAAAAGGTTCTAATGAGCTTGCCGAATCTGATTTGCTTGAGGCTCTTGAATATGCTAAGGGCTATATTGCCAAGACAAGCCGACAATATTTTACTGCCTTTTCTCCCTATAAAAAGCCACCTTTTGCTTACGCTTCTGCTTTGAAAGAGAGTGATGAGAATCTGATGCAAAAAATCAAAACACATTATCATCATTTGATTCAAGAGGCGATTGCTCAAATGGCAAAATCAGAGCGAGACACATCATTACATCATATTGTTAAACGCGTGATGCAAGAGCATCATTTAGATGATGAAAAATGTGTCAAAGAACATATTTTGGCATACAAAAAACAACTTGTGCGAGAGATGATTTTGACATCAAAACATCGTCCCGATGGGCGTAGTTTTACTCAAGTGCGCCCCATTAGCATTCAAACGAATCTCCTGCCTTGCGTGCATGGCAGTGTGCTTTTTACAAGAGGGCAAACGCAAGCACTTGTGAGTGCGACATTTGGTGTGGAGAATGATGCACAAAGTCATGAAATGCTTAAGGGTAAAGCACCTTTTAAAGAGCGTTTTTTGTTTCATTATAACTTTCCCGGATTCAGTGTCGGAGAGGCAAGTATGATTGGTTCTGTGGGGCGTAGAGAGCTAGGACATGGGCAACTTGCCAAACGCGCCTTAGAATCGAGCATTCAGGAAGACAAGACAATCCGTTTAGTATCAGAGATATTAGAATCTAATGGTTCAAGTTCTATGGCAAGTGTGTGCGGTGGTTCGTTGGCTTTATATGCGTGTGGTGCAAAGGTTGATTCATTGATTGCGGGTGTTGCAATGGGCTTGGTTACTTGTGATGAACAATATGCGATATTGACAGATATTAGTGGCTTGGAAGACCATGATGGCGATATGGATTTTAAGGTCGCTGGTGGATACAGGGGCATTACAGCAATGCAAATGGATATTAAGCTCGGTGGTATTAGTCATGAGATTCTCACACAAGCTTTATTTCAAGCAAAACAAGCACGGGAAGAGATTCTACAAAAAATGGAAGAGGCGCGTTTGAATATTGTGCTAAATGAAGATATTTTGCCCAAAAATGAAGTATTCTTAATCCCTCCGCATAAGATTGTCGAAGTAATCGGACAAGGTGGCAAGGTGATTAAAGATATTATTGAACGTTTTGAGGTGAGTATTGATCTTAGTCGTGAAAGTGGCGCAATTAATATCAGCGCAAGCAATAAAGAAAGGCTCTCTGCTGCCAAAGCCTTCATTTTGCAATTGATTGGGCAAGGAAAGAATGAAAAAGTTGATTTGGAAGATTATGAAGTGGGTGAAAGATTTGTGGGCAAAATCAAAAAGATTCTGGATTTTGGCGTGTTTGTCGAGCTTCCTCGTGGTGGAGATGGGCTTGTGCATATCAGTAAGATTACTAAAGATAAGAGTAAAAAGGCTGTCGATTTGTTGCAAGGCTACACGGAGTTAGAATGTGAGATTCTCGGTCTTAACAAGGGCAAGATAGAGTTAGGCTTAATACAAAGTATTGGTGAAGATTTAAACTAA
- a CDS encoding phosphoribosyltransferase family protein, producing the protein MKDIRFEDMQEALARLLEVISIKNPPLSNAILVAVSMESIEMAHQMAQRLKIPMDFLFTETITAPLNPECAIAVVSEDMEIVANESLIAAFCINLDYVYGEAQRKYEEEISQSRYKFRKGEMFASIKGKDVILMELGIQTGLRANVAVKTCMNMGARSVSVASPVMPKMIYDSLSEICDDVYCISALDYYVSTAHYFPQLQPLEDEQIEEILNHYITHKGQTHAAN; encoded by the coding sequence GTGAAAGATATTCGTTTTGAAGATATGCAAGAGGCACTTGCGCGTTTATTGGAGGTGATTTCTATTAAGAATCCTCCTTTATCAAATGCTATTTTAGTGGCAGTCAGTATGGAAAGTATCGAAATGGCTCACCAAATGGCGCAGCGTCTTAAGATTCCAATGGATTTTTTATTTACCGAAACGATTACTGCGCCGCTGAATCCTGAATGTGCAATTGCAGTTGTGAGTGAGGATATGGAGATTGTCGCTAATGAATCTCTTATCGCCGCTTTTTGTATTAATCTAGACTATGTGTATGGCGAAGCGCAACGCAAATATGAAGAAGAGATTTCGCAATCTCGCTATAAATTTCGCAAAGGCGAGATGTTTGCCTCTATCAAAGGCAAAGATGTTATTTTAATGGAGTTAGGAATCCAAACAGGACTTCGCGCAAATGTGGCAGTCAAAACTTGTATGAATATGGGGGCAAGGAGTGTGAGCGTGGCATCTCCTGTTATGCCAAAGATGATTTATGATTCACTAAGCGAAATTTGCGATGATGTGTATTGTATTTCTGCGCTAGATTATTATGTCTCCACCGCACATTATTTCCCCCAGCTCCAACCTCTTGAAGATGAGCAAATAGAAGAGATTCTAAATCATTATATCACCCATAAAGGACAAACTCATGCAGCAAATTAA
- the lptD gene encoding LPS assembly protein LptD has product MKSYRHKLLWILCLCALSCEVWAKETPAVFDLSADEVKTQGEQVIAQGNAFLLYGDSYMVADRIVYDKQTQKAYLEGKVKIYQGDTLYLDVSEVELFLQDKQIVMQNLYLQSPEGVWIVAKEGSGEDKKYQFKRGVVSGCDIGHPLWHLNVSSGQYNADKSRVSMWNSRLYLGPVPILYIPYFTAPTGNVRKTGFIYPQFSYSNKQGFMYQQPFFLAPFNRWDITFSPQFRTNRGFGGDLEFRFADHNNAVAILQMRYFRNFDQYVIDNNLANQNIYGFNFQYGTKNIFTKQDSQSSLQDGFYANINYMNDLEYMRLKSLNASFNTRLYDSRVNYFINSQNHFVGGYLKYYLDLSQINNDKVFQTLPQLQYHHYTDSLFFKNLLYTFDLQTKNVTRPEGYGYIQTTASLPIGINFSVFKDYLSIGANLKLYGTLTNLQNATDVLDVVTNGSIDKTINYVGGNYSISFNSDIARPYKHFFHSLHLEGIFSGKAYQYTSDTLADDRYKAYAEKLSAYFGSPEAIAMYWNPNEMLDLNENKHKVDLKLSQYFYGKNGKELFYWRLYQRIFLQDQILTKNQLLRNEIGFAPFSGLNMSASVFYSYALKNVREASLNASLNRWGLNAGITYYFRLDTLYQDSATYSISKTGFLRGKVGYDFGYFRFDANVGYDMGMEYLKDWYVTISKDIRCFGIGLKFAQDARPVLTANGEITPINNQYVKLEFRFVPLTNYGLTYRFKE; this is encoded by the coding sequence ATGAAAAGTTATCGCCATAAGCTCCTTTGGATTCTGTGTTTGTGCGCATTATCTTGTGAGGTGTGGGCGAAAGAGACACCTGCAGTGTTTGATTTATCTGCCGATGAAGTTAAAACACAAGGTGAGCAAGTCATCGCACAAGGTAATGCTTTTTTGCTTTATGGGGATTCTTATATGGTTGCTGACCGCATTGTTTATGATAAGCAAACACAAAAAGCATATCTTGAAGGCAAGGTAAAGATTTATCAAGGCGACACTTTGTATTTAGATGTGTCTGAAGTTGAGCTTTTTTTACAAGATAAGCAAATTGTGATGCAGAATCTTTATTTGCAAAGTCCAGAGGGGGTTTGGATAGTAGCAAAAGAAGGAAGTGGTGAGGATAAGAAATATCAATTTAAGAGAGGTGTGGTTTCGGGTTGCGATATTGGACACCCTTTGTGGCACTTGAATGTGAGCTCTGGGCAATATAATGCAGATAAATCTCGCGTGAGTATGTGGAATTCGCGTCTTTATCTCGGACCTGTGCCTATTTTGTATATCCCTTATTTTACTGCACCAACGGGCAATGTGAGAAAGACAGGTTTTATTTATCCGCAATTTTCATACAGCAATAAGCAAGGCTTTATGTATCAACAACCTTTTTTCCTCGCACCTTTCAATCGTTGGGATATAACATTTTCTCCTCAATTTCGGACAAATAGAGGCTTTGGCGGTGATTTAGAGTTTCGTTTTGCAGATCATAATAATGCGGTCGCAATTTTACAAATGCGTTATTTTCGCAATTTTGATCAATATGTGATTGATAATAATCTTGCGAATCAAAACATTTATGGTTTTAATTTCCAATACGGGACGAAAAATATTTTTACCAAGCAAGATTCTCAATCAAGTTTGCAAGATGGTTTTTATGCTAATATTAATTATATGAATGATTTGGAATATATGCGTTTAAAGAGTTTGAACGCATCTTTTAATACGCGTTTGTATGATTCGCGTGTGAATTATTTTATCAACTCTCAAAATCATTTCGTAGGCGGTTATTTGAAATATTATCTTGATTTGTCTCAAATCAATAATGATAAAGTTTTTCAAACGCTCCCACAATTACAATATCACCACTATACAGATTCTCTCTTTTTTAAGAATCTCCTTTACACATTTGACTTACAAACAAAAAATGTTACGCGTCCAGAGGGCTATGGGTATATCCAAACTACCGCCTCTTTGCCTATAGGGATTAATTTTTCTGTTTTTAAGGATTATTTGTCCATAGGAGCAAATCTCAAATTATATGGGACATTGACAAACTTGCAAAATGCAACAGATGTGCTTGATGTCGTTACAAATGGCAGTATTGACAAGACGATTAATTATGTTGGGGGCAATTATAGCATTTCGTTTAATTCAGACATCGCACGACCTTACAAACATTTTTTTCATTCTTTGCATTTAGAGGGGATTTTTAGTGGAAAAGCCTATCAATATACTTCTGATACTTTGGCTGATGATCGTTATAAAGCATATGCTGAAAAGCTTTCGGCTTATTTTGGTTCTCCCGAAGCAATAGCAATGTATTGGAATCCTAACGAAATGCTTGATCTTAATGAAAACAAGCACAAGGTGGATTTAAAGCTCTCGCAATATTTTTATGGAAAGAATGGAAAAGAATTATTCTATTGGAGATTGTATCAGAGGATTTTTTTACAAGATCAGATTTTGACTAAAAATCAGCTTTTGCGTAATGAAATAGGTTTTGCACCCTTTTCGGGCTTGAATATGAGTGCTTCGGTTTTTTATTCTTACGCGCTTAAAAATGTTCGAGAAGCCTCACTTAATGCGAGTTTGAATCGTTGGGGTTTGAATGCAGGTATCACTTATTACTTTAGGCTTGATACACTTTATCAAGATTCAGCGACTTATTCTATCAGCAAAACGGGATTCTTAAGGGGCAAGGTAGGGTATGATTTTGGTTATTTTCGATTTGATGCTAATGTGGGTTATGATATGGGTATGGAATATCTAAAGGATTGGTATGTTACAATCTCAAAAGATATTCGTTGTTTTGGTATTGGATTAAAATTCGCTCAAGATGCGCGACCTGTTTTGACGGCTAATGGAGAGATTACGCCGATTAATAACCAATATGTAAAGCTTGAATTCCGATTTGTGCCTTTGACGAATTACGGACTGACTTATCGGTTTAAAGAATAA
- a CDS encoding RDD family protein: MKLDEKIQDLIDRENLKIADLNVRALAWFVDIFLLSLIFACIHTSVGNLSDEQGLIDYEALRAFVVSYIWQMCCLKVIYDSFFIWFYGASLGKIFFKMRVVSVDLVDKPCLKDCVLRSLGKLIGEALFFVTYIFAFGDTFRRALHDRLAKTLVIAS; encoded by the coding sequence ATGAAACTTGATGAAAAGATACAAGATCTGATTGACAGAGAGAATCTCAAGATTGCTGATTTAAATGTGCGTGCGTTAGCGTGGTTTGTCGATATTTTTTTGCTTTCATTGATTTTTGCCTGTATTCATACTTCTGTGGGGAATCTAAGCGATGAGCAAGGCTTGATTGATTATGAAGCATTGCGTGCGTTTGTGGTGAGCTATATATGGCAAATGTGTTGTTTGAAAGTGATTTATGATAGTTTTTTCATCTGGTTTTATGGGGCGAGTTTGGGAAAAATATTTTTCAAGATGCGCGTTGTTAGTGTTGATTTGGTCGATAAACCTTGTTTGAAAGATTGTGTGTTGCGTTCTTTGGGAAAATTGATAGGCGAGGCATTGTTTTTTGTTACTTATATTTTTGCGTTTGGAGATACTTTTAGACGCGCTTTGCACGATCGATTAGCAAAAACTTTGGTGATTGCAAGCTGA
- the purD gene encoding phosphoribosylamine--glycine ligase: MQEHILIIGNGGREYAMGLALSQDKRVQKLYFAPGNGATTRLGVNLLAKTPQEIVDSIQKLGITLVIIGPEAPLSEGLSDFLRAHHIRVFGPSKQAAQLESSKAFMKDFVAKIQVPTARYIQSDDRHLIESFIDTLTPPIVVKADGLCAGKGVIIAQSHQEAKETAYKMLEGESFGDAGKRVVIEEFLEGYELSVFAVCDGEDFVMLSACQDHKRLLSGDKGPNTGGMGAYTPTPLCDENLMQKIKTRIISPTLKALKEQGMPFEGVLFGGIMVVEKNGEKEPYLLEYNVRFGDPECEVLMPLLQTPLLDVVTATLDRTIKNLTLKMSENYAVAVVVASKDYPYRSSAPALIRIDDFDTTLGHLVFAGVGNDEKGNLLANGGRVLLAVGIASSIKQARDNAYKILQNVEFEGMQFRDDIAFRAL; encoded by the coding sequence GTGCAAGAACATATATTAATCATCGGTAATGGTGGTCGAGAATACGCAATGGGGTTAGCCCTAAGTCAAGACAAAAGAGTGCAGAAACTTTATTTTGCGCCGGGTAATGGTGCGACTACAAGACTAGGGGTCAATCTCCTTGCAAAAACACCTCAAGAGATTGTAGATTCTATTCAAAAGCTTGGTATTACATTGGTGATTATTGGTCCTGAAGCTCCGCTAAGTGAGGGATTGAGTGATTTTTTACGCGCCCATCATATTCGTGTGTTTGGTCCGAGCAAGCAAGCTGCACAATTAGAATCAAGCAAAGCATTTATGAAAGATTTTGTCGCAAAGATTCAAGTCCCTACCGCAAGATATATTCAGTCAGATGATAGGCATCTTATAGAATCTTTTATTGATACACTCACACCGCCTATTGTTGTGAAAGCTGATGGCTTATGCGCGGGCAAAGGGGTGATTATCGCGCAGAGTCATCAAGAAGCAAAAGAGACAGCCTACAAAATGCTTGAGGGAGAGAGTTTTGGAGATGCGGGAAAACGTGTCGTGATTGAGGAGTTTTTGGAGGGTTATGAATTATCCGTTTTTGCTGTTTGCGATGGAGAAGATTTTGTGATGTTAAGTGCATGTCAAGATCATAAACGCTTACTTTCGGGTGATAAAGGTCCAAATACAGGGGGTATGGGCGCATACACACCGACACCCTTGTGTGATGAGAATCTGATGCAAAAGATTAAAACGCGTATCATTTCCCCCACGCTTAAAGCACTTAAAGAGCAAGGTATGCCTTTTGAGGGGGTGCTTTTTGGAGGCATTATGGTGGTAGAGAAAAATGGCGAAAAAGAGCCTTATTTGCTTGAATACAATGTGCGCTTTGGTGATCCCGAGTGTGAGGTTTTGATGCCTTTGTTGCAAACACCTTTACTTGATGTAGTTACTGCCACACTTGATAGGACGATTAAGAATCTTACTTTAAAAATGAGTGAAAATTATGCTGTTGCCGTAGTGGTTGCCTCCAAAGATTATCCTTATCGCTCTAGCGCACCGGCATTGATTCGTATTGATGATTTTGATACGACATTGGGGCATTTAGTGTTTGCAGGTGTGGGGAATGATGAAAAAGGGAATCTCCTTGCAAATGGTGGGAGAGTGCTTTTGGCTGTCGGGATTGCATCAAGCATCAAACAAGCTCGGGATAATGCTTATAAGATTCTGCAAAATGTGGAGTTTGAGGGAATGCAATTCCGCGATGATATTGCTTTTAGAGCTCTTTAA
- a CDS encoding phosphoethanolamine transferase — translation MDCFLILTFQTSLNVVFFEIFLSTNPQEAQEFLSTYLNVKILILIGILILFNLAFFLLPIKTPTLKPHPKIAFALFAIIVVSVGTKALRVDDPISYYAEKVNLMRWVETITQGIISQNAYIAQYRELNKEMNEKLSKPYPILENNLQLPRVILIIGESTQRNFMSLYGYDLPTTPILDELKSKGNLFVFNDVIAPHAHTNTALSKILTFSRYENASTPWFKQQNLIDVMNLSGYHSIWLSNQEAISIWGNAPEVIAQRAKQTLFSTYSNSHNVGKTYDGILLSMLDKHSIPQDSKLFYVFHLMGTHLTYRERYPKDFNKFSADDMLHLNTQAVDSAQSLFHLNKKQAQTQAEYANAILYNDFVVGEIMQRFADEESIIFFLSDHGDEVYNFRDFSGHAESMSSRFMIEIPFMIYMSDIFKQKHPDIVQKVQDSQNLPFMSDDFIHAFLDLLGIKTQDTLSNASPFSATYHKNRARIFGGKDYDKELKDDDLSFIVPSKLWLHRVDEIAKFNDFCDKYYGFEIDVHFLDTPEPYFDVGHDGLEDSIGLDLDEMFKIISETLQLENTTGGGDKVGLWIDFKNLNESNAQSSLQILKDLTEKHYFSPRQIIVESSQYRLLESFKQSGFFTSYYVPYYAKEDLKTKSEEIIENLQMIAQSGCVDAVSFAYYLHDFIKTANLQNIQGEDMPLLTWNQGDNWQKNAQTKAFYDPQMKVILVGERGDYR, via the coding sequence GTGGATTGTTTTCTTATCCTTACCTTTCAGACATCACTCAATGTCGTTTTCTTTGAAATATTCCTAAGCACTAATCCACAAGAAGCACAAGAATTTCTCTCTACTTATTTGAATGTAAAAATATTAATCCTTATAGGAATTTTGATTCTTTTTAACCTTGCTTTTTTCTTGCTGCCAATCAAGACTCCCACGCTTAAGCCGCACCCCAAAATTGCTTTTGCACTTTTTGCTATTATTGTCGTAAGTGTAGGAACTAAAGCATTGCGTGTAGATGACCCCATAAGCTACTACGCAGAAAAAGTCAATCTCATGCGATGGGTAGAAACAATCACGCAAGGCATCATATCGCAAAATGCTTACATAGCGCAATATCGCGAACTTAATAAAGAAATGAACGAAAAGCTTTCCAAACCCTACCCGATTCTTGAAAATAATTTGCAGCTTCCGCGTGTGATTCTTATCATTGGAGAATCCACGCAACGCAACTTTATGAGCCTCTATGGCTATGACTTGCCTACTACACCGATTTTAGATGAGCTTAAGTCAAAAGGGAATCTCTTTGTGTTTAATGATGTGATTGCGCCACACGCTCATACAAATACTGCCTTAAGCAAGATACTTACCTTTAGTCGCTATGAAAATGCCTCTACGCCGTGGTTTAAACAGCAAAATCTCATTGATGTAATGAATCTTAGCGGTTATCATAGCATTTGGCTAAGCAATCAAGAAGCGATTTCCATTTGGGGCAATGCTCCTGAAGTAATCGCACAAAGGGCAAAGCAAACGCTCTTTAGCACTTATAGCAATAGCCATAATGTGGGCAAAACTTATGATGGAATACTTCTTTCGATGCTTGATAAACACTCAATCCCTCAAGATTCTAAACTCTTTTATGTCTTTCATTTAATGGGGACGCATTTAACCTATCGCGAACGTTACCCCAAAGACTTTAATAAATTCAGTGCTGATGATATGCTTCATCTCAACACACAAGCTGTAGATTCTGCACAATCGCTGTTTCACCTCAATAAAAAACAAGCGCAAACACAAGCAGAATACGCCAATGCAATACTCTATAATGATTTTGTCGTGGGTGAGATTATGCAACGATTTGCCGATGAAGAATCTATCATCTTTTTCTTGAGTGATCATGGCGATGAAGTCTATAATTTTAGGGATTTTTCAGGACACGCAGAATCAATGTCTTCAAGATTTATGATAGAAATCCCTTTTATGATTTATATGAGTGATATTTTCAAGCAAAAACACCCCGACATCGTGCAAAAAGTGCAAGATTCACAGAATCTCCCCTTTATGAGTGATGATTTTATCCATGCTTTCCTTGATTTGCTCGGTATCAAAACGCAAGATACCCTTAGTAATGCAAGCCCTTTTAGCGCGACTTATCACAAAAATCGTGCTAGAATCTTTGGAGGCAAGGATTATGATAAGGAACTAAAAGATGATGACCTTAGCTTCATTGTCCCCTCCAAGCTATGGCTACACCGAGTTGATGAAATAGCAAAATTTAACGATTTTTGCGATAAATATTATGGCTTTGAAATCGATGTGCATTTTTTAGACACACCCGAGCCGTATTTTGATGTAGGACATGACGGATTAGAAGACAGCATTGGTTTGGATTTAGATGAGATGTTTAAAATAATCAGTGAGACACTACAGCTTGAAAATACAACGGGGGGGGGGGATAAGGTAGGACTTTGGATTGATTTTAAGAATCTAAATGAATCAAACGCACAATCTTCTTTACAAATCCTCAAAGACCTCACTGAAAAACACTATTTTTCACCACGTCAAATTATCGTAGAAAGCTCACAATACCGACTCTTAGAATCCTTTAAACAATCAGGATTTTTCACCTCTTATTATGTGCCTTATTATGCTAAAGAAGATTTGAAAACAAAAAGCGAGGAAATTATTGAGAATCTCCAAATGATTGCACAAAGTGGCTGTGTCGATGCAGTGAGCTTTGCGTATTACTTGCATGATTTTATCAAAACTGCAAACCTGCAAAATATTCAAGGAGAAGATATGCCATTATTAACTTGGAATCAAGGGGATAATTGGCAAAAGAACGCACAAACAAAAGCTTTTTATGACCCCCAAATGAAAGTCATTCTAGTGGGTGAAAGGGGAGATTATCGGTAG
- the truA gene encoding tRNA pseudouridine(38-40) synthase TruA: protein MGFYAAIIAYDGSAFSGFAKQKETHIKSVLGALQESFARVGIFSPIIGAGRTDKGVHATRQVIRFTCDHLQNTSESLQAFAKLLNTKLYPHICIRTLYPVDKDFHPRFDAKARAYRYLISPTLPSPFESAYLSYERIGDEQLFQAMLHLFVGTHNFTMFKKNGSFTKDDVRSIYKVRFYHYQNLRVVYIEGSGFLRAQVRLMIGAALAVSRGELSREDFIAQLQAHKQSYTYPISPYGLYLCKVVYQNLPIISPFTH, encoded by the coding sequence ATGGGTTTTTATGCTGCCATTATCGCTTATGATGGTAGCGCGTTTAGCGGCTTTGCAAAGCAAAAAGAAACTCACATTAAAAGCGTTTTAGGTGCATTACAAGAATCTTTTGCAAGAGTGGGGATTTTCTCTCCTATCATCGGCGCAGGACGGACAGATAAAGGTGTGCATGCTACAAGACAGGTTATACGATTTACATGCGATCATTTGCAAAATACTTCAGAATCTCTTCAAGCCTTTGCCAAACTCTTAAACACAAAACTTTATCCGCATATTTGTATCCGCACCTTATATCCTGTGGATAAGGATTTTCACCCTCGATTTGATGCTAAGGCAAGGGCTTATCGCTATTTGATTAGCCCGACTTTGCCCTCACCCTTTGAATCTGCCTATCTTTCTTATGAAAGAATCGGTGATGAACAATTATTTCAAGCAATGCTTCATCTTTTTGTCGGCACGCATAATTTTACGATGTTCAAGAAAAATGGCTCATTTACCAAAGACGATGTGCGGAGCATTTATAAGGTGAGATTCTATCATTATCAGAATCTTAGGGTTGTGTATATTGAAGGGAGCGGATTCTTAAGGGCGCAAGTGCGATTGATGATAGGTGCAGCCCTTGCAGTGAGCCGCGGCGAGCTTTCTCGTGAGGATTTTATCGCCCAGCTTCAAGCACACAAACAAAGCTATACTTATCCTATTAGCCCCTATGGCTTGTATTTGTGCAAGGTTGTTTATCAGAATCTACCGATAATCTCCCCTTTCACCCACTAG
- a CDS encoding LptF/LptG family permease encodes MLKRYLFTSFSQVFFPFFFVLLFIASVVLLIDIAGRTYVVKMSFIDLGTLFVYLIPGNLFFIVPITFFAALVLSISRLAYDYELMVCFSLGVKPLAIVKYFFPITLIVTSVLLIFSLVMLPLTHSASKNFIAQKRADIDVNIKPGEFGQKLGDWLVYVDSVKNRVYKNLILFSENGFEGDTFIVAQSGKTNNNQGLFELDLQEGSAYFASQKEIKRVDYHQMSVRQNVSEPQLKSYDLLEYWGEVLTPHSASKARKLAQAIMVSLFPLVSLFLVPLFGIANPRFKSNMSYFYVITSVALYFIAMHIVSEHFPLTGMLTIPLLWFVASFVLYRKFIARFY; translated from the coding sequence ATGCTGAAACGTTATTTATTTACTTCGTTTTCTCAAGTCTTTTTTCCCTTTTTTTTCGTTTTGCTTTTTATCGCATCTGTGGTGCTTTTGATTGATATTGCAGGGCGCACTTATGTAGTAAAGATGAGTTTTATAGATTTAGGGACACTTTTTGTCTATCTTATACCCGGAAATCTCTTTTTTATCGTGCCTATTACCTTTTTTGCCGCATTGGTATTATCAATTTCGCGTTTGGCGTATGATTATGAGCTCATGGTGTGTTTTTCTTTAGGGGTAAAACCTTTAGCGATTGTGAAATATTTTTTCCCCATTACATTGATCGTTACATCTGTTTTGCTCATTTTTTCATTAGTAATGCTTCCTTTGACGCATAGTGCTTCAAAGAATTTTATCGCTCAAAAAAGAGCAGATATTGATGTGAATATCAAACCCGGCGAGTTTGGGCAAAAGCTTGGCGATTGGCTTGTGTATGTTGATAGTGTCAAAAATCGTGTGTATAAGAATCTGATTCTATTCTCTGAAAATGGCTTTGAGGGCGATACTTTTATTGTCGCGCAATCAGGTAAGACAAACAATAATCAAGGCTTGTTTGAGCTTGACTTACAAGAAGGCAGTGCGTATTTTGCCTCGCAAAAAGAGATTAAAAGAGTGGATTATCATCAAATGAGTGTGCGACAAAATGTCAGCGAACCACAATTAAAGAGTTATGATTTATTAGAGTATTGGGGAGAAGTCCTTACTCCCCATAGTGCTAGTAAGGCTCGCAAACTTGCACAAGCCATTATGGTGTCATTATTCCCTTTAGTGTCGCTTTTTTTAGTGCCGTTGTTTGGGATTGCCAATCCGCGCTTTAAGTCGAATATGTCTTATTTTTATGTGATTACTTCAGTGGCTTTGTATTTTATCGCTATGCACATTGTTTCAGAGCATTTTCCGCTCACAGGTATGCTGACTATCCCTCTTTTGTGGTTTGTGGCTTCTTTTGTTTTATACCGAAAATTTATTGCAAGGTTTTATTAA